A region of the Deltaproteobacteria bacterium genome:
CGATATTCAGGCCGATACCGGATCCGTTGTTTTTTGTGGTGAAGAAGGGGTCGAACACCCTTTCTCTCAATTCCACGGGTACCCCGGGGCCTGAATCTGAAACGGTGAGGCAGACCCTTTCATCATCGGCACCGGAGGTAACCTTGATTCGTTTGAATTCCGCTGTCTCCTCCAGGGCCCCTATGGCGTTGTTCAGGAGGTTCAGGATCACCTGTTCCATGAGGTGTGGGTCCGCGTAACAACGCGGGATCCCCGGGAATAACGCCGTTTCCAGCTTGATGCCTTTTTTCCGCATGGTTGCAGCGGACAGGGAAAGGGAATCCATCAAGATCCCATTGATATCCATAAGGATTTTTCTTGGTGCGCTGTGCTTGGAAAAATCCATGACCCTATGGATCACCAGGCCGATCTTGTTGGACCCGGCCTGGATTTTTTGGATTATCTCCCTCATCTTTTCGATGGATTCGGGCCCCAGAGTTTCCGAGTCTATGATTTCCTTTAAAGTGAACACATAGGAGTTGATGCCGGAGAGAGGGTTTCTTATCTCATGGGCGATACCGGCGGCGACCCGTCCCAGGGAATCCATCTTGTTCTTGATTATGACCAGACGTTCCAGTTCCTTGCTTCTTGTGATATCCATGGTGTTGAGCAGGATGGAATCCTTGCCCTGATACTTGATGCGATTGGCCCGGCACTGTACCCATCGCATGCCCCCATTACTCCCTTTCCCGTTCGTAGGATAGAACCTGAAGTCCATCTCCAGGGCCTGGACTTCTCCGGAAAGGAGACTGAGGTAAGATCTTTTTACCCTTTCCGCATCCTCGGGGTGGATGAATCCCATGTCCCTGATCTTGGATGATTTGGAGAGGGGCCAGAAAATGGTCTTTTGGGCCGGATTTTGATAAACGATCCGATTGTCCTGAATGATGGAAATACCGGTAAGGGAGCTTTCCACCAGTTGGCGGAATCGTTCCTCGCTCTCATTCAGGGCCTTTTCCGCCTCCCTTCTCCGTCTTTTCAGTTCTTGTCTGTCCAGGGCGTTCTTGATCGTCTGAAAGAGTTGTTCGCTTTCAAAGGGCTTTTTGAGATAATCGTAAGCACCCCTCCTTAGGGCGGCCAGGGCCGATTCGACTGAGGCGTTGCCGGTGATTATGATGACCGAAGTATCCGGGTTTTTCTCCCTCACGCAATCCAGCACCTGGTAGCCGTCCATGTCCGGGAGGCCGATATCCAGGATGACGATGTCAAAGTTTTCCTTTAAGAGCAATGCTATGGCGTCATGGCCGGTCAGGCAGGTTACGACCTCGTATTGGTTCCGCTCAAGAAGAAACCTCAGACTGCTGCACATCGCAGGTTCATCGTCTACGACGAGGATTCTGGGAGAAAAGCTCATTGCATATCTCTCTCTAGCGGGGTCGGACATATCTATCCATTGCCTAACGGTGAAAATCCAGGCTGTTCACAGCCACTACCCGGGCGCGCCTTGCATCTCCTGAAAACCCGGAAATCGCTAAATTCAGGTTCAATCCTCCTGAGTGCATTCAAAGAGAGCAAACTCACCCCTCTCCGCAGTTAATGCCCCGGTTTCAAGCCCCGATGAAACAGTCTGGATGCATGTGTATTGTTGGAGAAGCTGTGAAAAACCCTGGGATTCCTCCCTCCTCAGGGTGTCCTCTTAAGGCGGCCGGTATGATCAGCTCACCATTATAGAGGCCGCCCTTACCCGGGAGGTCTTCCCTTTTGATCGAATACTCGCGACTCGATGGAACGGGACGATAGACCGGGAAATCCCGTTCAATCTCCTCCTGAATTTTTGCAAAATTTAAGCCAATTCATGTGGGCCTGGAAAGGGGGGGCTTCAGCAGAACGGGAGAGGGACTTCAAGTACACGGAGTGGAATCGGAACGGGACGGATCGTATCGAGAATCGGAAAGAAATTTATCCTCTTGGAGGGAAGTAGAAAAGGTCCTTTGTACGGGGAGGCGTGATGAATGACGGAGAATTCCGAGGGAAAAGAGGTCGGAATTTTGGCGCTTCCGGCGGGCCTGAATCGTCAAATTCCCGCCGGATATACAACAAGGCTTCAATAATTCCCTGAGGAATCGCTGCCTCTTCGTCTCTGGAACGGGGGGAGAGCTCGTGATCCCGGGTTATGATTTTTTTCGACCTCTATTTGAGGCGTTTCAGAACGACCTTGTAAAGCAACCAATCCTTTTTCTTGAAGACCTTGCTCCACCCGTTCTTCAAGATGAAGTCCTCCTGGGCGATCTGGGTGGTGAAGTCCATTGACCTGAATTCCCCTTCATAAGGAGTCTCGGGAAAGGCTGGATGCCTGGTAAGGCACCTCACGCATCCGCTCGGCTGAAAGGGAGGCCAGAGGATATTGACGGTGTTTCCCTGAACGGACCCGAACAACGGATTCTCGATCTTCGGTCCGGTTGCCTTTTTGTCTGCTCCTGTGGTATGAAGCCTTTGTCCTGTTGCCGTACTCGTCTCCTTTTTTCATTATTTTTTCTAAGGAAACAACCCCCATGCCAAGTGAAACTGTCGTGATATTGGGGATACCCATCGACAGCCTTTCCATGGAGGAAGCCATTGAAGGCGTTTTCGCCATGGTTGAGGCGTGGAAAAGTGATCGGCGTGCGAGGCAGATTGCCACAGTGAACGTGAATTTCATCGTGAACGCCTTCAAGCGCCAGTCAAAGGTTGGCCGGGGGACCGAACTCCTGGATATTCTCAGGAGGGCCGACATCGTCACGGCGGACGGTATGCCCGTTATTTGGGCCAGCAGGTTGCTGGGGTTCCCCCTGAAGGAACGGGTGACCGGGGCGGATCTGGTCCCCAGGTTGGCGGAGGAGGCCGCCAGGCGGGGCAAGTCCCTCTATTTCCTCGGGGGAGGCGGGAATACTGCAAAGGAGGCCGCAGCGGTCCTCAAGGAAAGGTGTCCCGGTTTGGTGATCGCCGGCACAGATGCCCCCCGTGTGGATCTTGAAAAGGGATGCGGGATCAGGAAGGAAGAGGCCGATCGGTCGATTATAGAGCGGATAAACCGTTCACGCCCGGATATCCTCCTTATCGCTATGGGTAACCCCAAGCAGGAGATCTGGTTTCACAGAAACCGGGAGAGGCTGAAGGTGCCGGTATCCATTGGAGTAGGGGGTACCTTTGCATTTATTTCGGGAAGGGTCTTGCGGGCGCCGGGATGGGTCCAGGATGTGGGCCTGGAATGGCTCTACCGGCTTTTCCAGGAGCCCGGGCGCCTCTGGAAACGTTATCTCGCCGATTTTTTCCAGTTCGTTCCGGCCCTTTGTCCCCTGATTCTCTATTGTCTGTGCCTCAAGGCGCGAAACCGGATTCCCACCCGTGGAATATCCCCAATGAGAATTCAACGGGAGGATCCCGGAAGGACGCTGGTTGTTCTCCCCAACCCCTTGACCATGCGGGATTTGAAGTTCTTAAAAGAGAAGTTCTTAAATGAGTTTATGGATGGGAGTTCCACCTTTATCATTGATTTTCGCATGGTCCGCCGTTTTGATCCCCGCATAGTCTGCTTCCTGATGGATCTCATGAGGAAACAGTCTGAAGAAGGGAAGTTGTTTATCAAAAATCCAGGACCGCCTCTTCTCCGATTTTTCAAACTGAACCGCACCCTGGATCTTTTCAGGAAGTTAGAGGTAGGAGATTCTCGGCTCTTACTGTAGTCACCCGAGAAAAGCTCCCCATGGCCCTTTACCGGTGGTGCGGACATTTAAAACTCACAAATTCCCATGAAGAGTCTCTTCTCTTTTGATGAAATCCTTAAGGTCAGGGGCTTGCAGGTTCACCCTCTTGGGTAAGAGAGAGCAGATTTTTCTAAGAGTTTTTGTCCAGGACCTCTCTTACTTTTTGCAACAACTCGTTGACAGTGAAGGGTTTCTCGATAAGATGGAGACCCTTTTTGAGTACGCCCCGCCGCGCTATGATGTCATGGGTATAGCCGGACATGAAAAGCACCCTGACACCGGGATGGATTTCTGAAATCTGCCTGGCCAGCTCCCGTCCGTCGATCTGGGGCATCACCACGTCGGTAATCAGTAAGTGGATGGGGTCTTCTCGCCGCCGGGCGATTGCCACCGCCTCCACGGGGTCGTTCGAGGACTCCACAGCATAGCCATGGATCCGGAGAATGCGACAGACCAACTGGCGGACCCCCGGATCGTCTTCCACCACCAACACCGCTTCCGAGCCGTGGGCTACATCTCCCCCCGTTTCAACAGGGGAACGTTGGTCCGAATCTTCACCCTCGAAGACAGGAAAGTACAGGCTGAAGACCGCTCCTTCGCCGGGACGGCTATCGGCGTAAATATGTCCACCGTGCTGTTTGACGATACCGTAAACGGTTGAAAGTCCAAGACCAGTGCCTTTTCCGCGGTGCTGAAAAAGGGCTCGAAGATTTTGTCCAGGACCTCCCTGGACATTCCGCAACCGGTGTCCTGAAACCGCAGCAAGACATAGTCACCGGGGCGGGCGCCGGGATGTTTTGCTACAAAAGACTGATCAAGTTCGAACCGATCGGTTTCGATAGTCAAGGTGCCGCCGTCGGGCATGGCATCGCGGGCATTGATGGCCAGGTTCAGGAGAATCTGATGAATTTGGACTGCGTCTGCATAGATCGCAGGCAGATCGGACCTGAGGTTGGTTACGATATGAACATCTTCCCCGATCAGGCGTCCCAGCATCTTCAGCATCTCACGGATTTCCTCATTCAGATCCAACTGGGAGGGAGAGAGGACCTGTTTTCGGCTGAATGCGAGGAGTTGTCGCGTAAGGGAGGCGGCCCGTTTCGCGGAAGAGATGATCTCCTTGAGGTCCTGAGCGATGGAG
Encoded here:
- a CDS encoding response regulator, which translates into the protein MSFSPRILVVDDEPAMCSSLRFLLERNQYEVVTCLTGHDAIALLLKENFDIVILDIGLPDMDGYQVLDCVREKNPDTSVIIITGNASVESALAALRRGAYDYLKKPFESEQLFQTIKNALDRQELKRRRREAEKALNESEERFRQLVESSLTGISIIQDNRIVYQNPAQKTIFWPLSKSSKIRDMGFIHPEDAERVKRSYLSLLSGEVQALEMDFRFYPTNGKGSNGGMRWVQCRANRIKYQGKDSILLNTMDITRSKELERLVIIKNKMDSLGRVAAGIAHEIRNPLSGINSYVFTLKEIIDSETLGPESIEKMREIIQKIQAGSNKIGLVIHRVMDFSKHSAPRKILMDINGILMDSLSLSAATMRKKGIKLETALFPGIPRCYADPHLMEQVILNLLNNAIGALEETAEFKRIKVTSGADDERVCLTVSDSGPGVPVELRERVFDPFFTTKNNGSGIGLNIVQRIVFDHDGVIKVGTSEWGGAEFRIELPISRQGQRNGKVYDLHCG
- a CDS encoding WecB/TagA/CpsF family glycosyltransferase, which produces MPSETVVILGIPIDSLSMEEAIEGVFAMVEAWKSDRRARQIATVNVNFIVNAFKRQSKVGRGTELLDILRRADIVTADGMPVIWASRLLGFPLKERVTGADLVPRLAEEAARRGKSLYFLGGGGNTAKEAAAVLKERCPGLVIAGTDAPRVDLEKGCGIRKEEADRSIIERINRSRPDILLIAMGNPKQEIWFHRNRERLKVPVSIGVGGTFAFISGRVLRAPGWVQDVGLEWLYRLFQEPGRLWKRYLADFFQFVPALCPLILYCLCLKARNRIPTRGISPMRIQREDPGRTLVVLPNPLTMRDLKFLKEKFLNEFMDGSSTFIIDFRMVRRFDPRIVCFLMDLMRKQSEEGKLFIKNPGPPLLRFFKLNRTLDLFRKLEVGDSRLLL
- a CDS encoding response regulator, with protein sequence MRNVQGGPGQNLRALFQHRGKGTGLGLSTVYGIVKQHGGHIYADSRPGEGAVFSLYFPVFEGEDSDQRSPVETGGDVAHGSEAVLVVEDDPGVRQLVCRILRIHGYAVESSNDPVEAVAIARRREDPIHLLITDVVMPQIDGRELARQISEIHPGVRVLFMSGYTHDIIARRGVLKKGLHLIEKPFTVNELLQKVREVLDKNS